In a genomic window of Salegentibacter salegens:
- a CDS encoding anthranilate synthase component II — protein MKKILVIDNYDSFVYNLVHYLEELDCEVTVVRNDQLELEDVEKYDKILLSPGPGIPSEAGLLKPIIEKYASSKSILGVCLGQQAIGEVFGGKLGNLESVYHGIATTMDLCVDDEPLFKDLPKTMNVGRYHSWVVLKELPDSLEATSYDEKGQIMSLRHREFDVRGVQFHPESVLTPDGKKMIQNWVES, from the coding sequence ATGAAAAAAATATTAGTTATAGATAATTACGATTCTTTTGTGTACAACCTTGTGCATTATCTTGAAGAATTGGATTGCGAGGTTACGGTTGTAAGAAACGACCAGTTAGAGTTGGAAGATGTTGAAAAATATGATAAAATCCTGCTTTCCCCCGGTCCAGGAATTCCCAGTGAAGCCGGATTATTAAAGCCCATTATAGAAAAATATGCTTCTTCAAAAAGCATTTTAGGAGTTTGCCTCGGCCAGCAAGCCATCGGTGAAGTTTTCGGCGGGAAATTAGGGAATTTGGAATCGGTTTATCACGGTATTGCCACCACGATGGATCTTTGTGTAGACGACGAACCACTTTTTAAAGATCTCCCAAAAACAATGAACGTAGGCCGTTATCATTCCTGGGTAGTTTTAAAAGAACTACCAGATTCTCTGGAAGCCACTTCCTACGATGAAAAAGGGCAAATTATGTCCCTTCGCCACCGTGAATTTGATGTGCGTGGAGTGCAATTTCACCCCGAATC